From a single Capsicum annuum cultivar UCD-10X-F1 unplaced genomic scaffold, UCD10Xv1.1 ctg79236, whole genome shotgun sequence genomic region:
- the LOC107869477 gene encoding uncharacterized protein LOC107869477: protein MLPQLLIFHILSFYSFTVKKVIKSLLQELYQMLGCTVYHLLSLAVLLLLVPIDGNSQTETSTAGRIKSVVFHSPKFVLKPGSVANNFYYNIDLPKGHIAVKDFYAEVVDEAGHSVPLSQVYLHHWVVVRYNQRKDNLSEIIANGNSGMCDDGVLIQHFALGSETRKTSTYIPDPYAIEIGNPADVPEGYQEGWLINLHAIDTRGTEDRFGCIGCSCHLYNITKDEIGRDIEPDYFGGLKCCRDKTRCRLKEGFKGPKKAYYLKYTVKYVDWDVASVVPLKVYIFDVTDSWKKPENPTAVEKHQCQIEYQVESCSADESVRGCTHARNITVPFPVDGDVIYGVAHQHRGSIRSTLHGEDGRIICSSKPIYGKGRSPGNEAGYVVGMTTCYPKPGSIKIRKGEMVTFVANYSSVKRIGGVMGVFYILVAETSPKPEFVLNSTVGLRL from the exons ATGTTACCCCAGTTATTGATTTTTCACATTCTGAGTTTTTACTCTTTTACAGTGAAAAAAGTGATCAAATCTTTGCTTCAAGAGCTATATCAG ATGTTAGGCTGTACTGTTTACCATTTGCTTTCACTAGCAGTACTCTTACTGCTAGTACCAATTGATGGAAATTCACAAACTGAAACATCAACAGCAGGCAGGATAAAATCTGTTGTTTTTCATTCACCAAAATTCGTGCTGAAGCCTGGATCAGTTGCTAACAACTTTTACTACAACATTGATTTACCTAAAGGCCATATTGCTGTAAAAGATTTTTACGCCGAAGTTGTTGATGAGGCAGGGCATTCTGTACCCTTATCTCAAGTTTATCTTCACCATTGGGTTGTTGTAAGATATAATCAACGAAAAGATAACCTATCGGAGATAATCGCTAATGGCAACTCAGGCATGTGTGATGATGGGGTTCTTATCCAGCATTTTGCGCTTGGATCTGAAACGCGTAAAACATCAACATATATTCCTGACCCTTACGCAATTGAAATTGGTAATCCAGCGGACGTACCTGAAGGATACCAAGAGGGATGGTTGATCAACTTACATGCCATTGATACGCGAGGGACTGAAGATAGATTTGGATGCATTGGGTGCAGTTGTCATCTTTATAACATCACAAAGGATGAGATTGGTAGAGATATAGAACCAGATTACTTTGGAGGCTTGAAATGTTGTCGTGATAAAACTAGATGCAGGTTGAAAGAAGGGTTCAAAGGTCCGAAGAAAGCCTATTACCTTAAGTACACTGTGAAGTATGTTGATTGGGATGTGGCCTCCGTTGTGCCGCTCAAGGTCTATATTTTCGATGTCACAGATTCATGGAAAAAGCCTGAAAACCCGACAGCTGTGGAAAAACATCAGTGCCAG ATTGAATATCAAGTGGAATCATGTTCTGCAGATGAAAGTGTTCGCGGATGTACTCATGCAAGAAATATTACTGTTCCTTTTCCTGTTGACGGAGATGTCATCTATGGTGTTGCTCACCAACATAGAGGATCAATTCGTTCAACCCTCCATGGAGAG GATGGGCGCATCATATGCTCTTCTAAGCCGATCTATGGGAAAGGAAGGAGTCCTGGAAATGAAGCTGGTTACGTCGTAGGGATGACTACTTGTTATCCTAAACCTGGCTCTATCAAGATTAGGAAAGGAGAGATGGTTACTTTTGTGGCAAATTATAGCAGTGTCAAAAGGATTGGTGGAGTGATGGgggtgttctatatcttggttgCTGAAACATCACCAAAGCCTGAATTTGTCCTGAATTCTACAGTTGGGTTAAGATTATAA